The proteins below are encoded in one region of Neisseria macacae ATCC 33926:
- a CDS encoding alpha-hydroxy acid oxidase, with product MKRDLSKMTCIEDLRLVAKRKMPRMFYDYIDSGSWTETTYRENTSDFKDIRFRQKVLVNMEGRSLETKMIGQDVKMPVAIAPTGFTGMAHADGEILAARAAEKFGIPFTLSTMSICSIEDVAENTSAPFWFQLYVMRDREFMENLIKRAKDAKCSALVLTADLQVLGQRHKDIKNGLSAPPKPTIANLINLATKPEWCMKMLNTERRTFRNIVGHAKNVGDLSSLSSWTSEQFDPRLSWDDVARIKDLWGGKLIIKGIMEPEDAEKAAKSGADALVVSNHGGRQLDDTVSSIKALPDIVSAVGSDIEVWMDSGIRSGQDILKAWALGAKGTMIGRAFLYGLGAYGEEGVTRALEILYKEMDVSMAFTGHRNIQDVDASILQSTRWSNDKF from the coding sequence ATGAAACGCGATTTGAGCAAAATGACCTGTATCGAAGACCTGCGCCTTGTCGCCAAGCGCAAAATGCCGCGCATGTTTTACGATTACATCGATTCAGGTTCTTGGACGGAAACTACCTACCGCGAAAACACTTCGGATTTCAAAGACATCCGCTTCCGACAAAAGGTATTGGTCAATATGGAAGGTCGTAGTTTAGAGACCAAAATGATCGGTCAGGATGTGAAAATGCCGGTAGCGATTGCGCCGACGGGCTTTACCGGCATGGCGCACGCTGACGGCGAAATCTTGGCGGCGCGGGCGGCGGAGAAGTTCGGCATTCCGTTTACGCTCTCGACCATGTCCATCTGCTCGATTGAAGACGTTGCCGAGAACACCAGCGCGCCGTTTTGGTTTCAGCTTTATGTGATGCGCGACCGCGAGTTTATGGAAAACCTGATTAAGCGCGCGAAGGATGCCAAATGTTCGGCATTGGTATTGACCGCCGATTTGCAGGTTTTGGGCCAACGCCACAAAGACATCAAAAACGGCCTGTCCGCACCGCCGAAACCGACCATCGCCAATTTAATCAATCTGGCAACCAAGCCCGAATGGTGTATGAAAATGCTGAACACGGAACGCCGAACGTTCCGCAATATCGTCGGACACGCTAAAAACGTCGGCGATTTGTCTTCACTGTCTTCGTGGACGTCCGAACAATTCGACCCGCGCCTGAGCTGGGACGACGTCGCCCGCATTAAAGATTTGTGGGGCGGCAAGTTGATTATCAAAGGCATTATGGAACCTGAAGATGCGGAAAAAGCAGCGAAAAGCGGCGCGGACGCATTGGTCGTTTCTAACCACGGCGGCCGCCAGCTCGACGATACCGTATCCTCGATCAAAGCCTTGCCCGACATCGTCAGCGCAGTCGGCAGCGACATCGAAGTGTGGATGGACAGCGGCATCCGCAGCGGTCAGGACATCCTCAAAGCATGGGCTTTGGGCGCAAAAGGCACGATGATAGGCAGGGCGTTCCTCTACGGCTTGGGCGCATACGGCGAAGAAGGCGTTACCCGCGCGCTGGAAATCCTGTATAAAGAAATGGACGTCTCCATGGCGTTTACCGGCCATCGCAATATTCAAGACGTTGACGCCAGCATCCTGCAAAGCACGCGCTGGTCAAACGATAAGTTCTGA
- a CDS encoding tRNA dihydrouridine synthase, which translates to MQLILAPMQGLVDDVMRDLLTRIGGYDECVSEFVRITHTVHSRSTWLKYAPEIANGNKTPAGTPCTVQLLGSDADNMAVNALEVVRFGADKIDLNFGCPAPTVNKHKGGAVLLKEPDLIHHIVKTLRQRLPEHIPLTGKMRLGYEDKSLALECAAAIAEGGACALTVHGRTKVEGYEPPAHWEWIRKIREHVAIPVTANGDVFSLKDYIGIKEMTGCNSVMLGRGAVIRPDLARQIKQYENGETVRDTDFAEVSVWINQFFHLCLAKEANNKYPVARLKQWLGMMKKEFGEAQELFDAVRAVKDAEEVARILAAFEDKMNA; encoded by the coding sequence ATGCAGCTTATCCTTGCGCCTATGCAGGGGCTGGTGGACGATGTGATGCGCGATTTGCTGACCCGTATCGGCGGCTACGACGAATGCGTCAGCGAGTTCGTCCGCATTACCCACACCGTCCATTCCCGTTCCACCTGGCTCAAATACGCCCCCGAAATCGCCAACGGCAACAAGACCCCCGCCGGCACGCCCTGTACCGTCCAGCTTTTGGGCAGCGATGCCGACAATATGGCGGTCAACGCCTTGGAAGTCGTCCGCTTCGGCGCGGACAAAATCGACCTCAACTTCGGCTGCCCCGCCCCCACGGTCAACAAACACAAAGGCGGCGCCGTCCTGCTCAAAGAGCCAGACCTTATCCACCATATCGTCAAAACCCTGCGCCAACGCCTGCCCGAACACATCCCGCTCACCGGCAAAATGCGGCTCGGTTACGAAGACAAAAGCCTCGCGCTCGAATGCGCCGCCGCCATTGCCGAAGGCGGAGCCTGCGCCCTGACCGTACACGGGCGTACCAAAGTCGAAGGCTACGAACCGCCCGCACATTGGGAGTGGATACGCAAAATCCGCGAACACGTCGCCATCCCCGTAACCGCCAACGGCGACGTGTTCAGCCTCAAAGACTATATCGGCATTAAAGAGATGACGGGCTGCAACAGTGTCATGCTCGGTCGCGGCGCCGTCATCCGCCCCGATTTGGCGCGCCAAATCAAACAATACGAAAACGGCGAAACCGTCCGCGATACCGATTTCGCCGAAGTTTCGGTGTGGATAAACCAGTTTTTCCATTTGTGTCTCGCCAAAGAAGCGAACAACAAATACCCCGTCGCCCGCCTGAAACAATGGCTGGGCATGATGAAGAAAGAATTTGGGGAAGCGCAGGAATTGTTTGATGCGGTAAGGGCAGTCAAAGACGCGGAAGAAGTCGCGCGGATTTTGGCGGCGTTTGAAGACAAGATGAATGCCTGA
- a CDS encoding TonB-dependent receptor domain-containing protein, with translation MKPVKSVEFPSTPKILVLFLSMLWHTPLWAENTTPTQSVQMDTITVKAHRNRDKSGYTQVYSRDISNMYKGKQEIETYRGSSVADLIGGMAGVYSGDARNSGALDPNIRGIQGEGKVPVTVDGTEQAISVWRGFEGISNRNYIDPNLVSSVYVEKGASTNRDIRTGIGGSVSMKTLEIDDVVPKDQKFGMEVKMETGNNSIKQREYAHAASWNKDYRRYPSPYSFDRMDWAIMLDDSDRQKQRFGGRGKLFKDNAFRISAGMRGEVFDGLIAYAWRDKGNYFTGSKGAERYGYLPNASSMTEEEFTKKVTDIQEYTANIGSYYHPSGEVANTSLNMRSWLAKGTLKLSDNQKIQLGIRRTHARFGEIMPYSILFGNIGGSMLKPDGSAQTDMSKLTKGTLMAEWPQAWVKQTAVNLDYTWKPENNRWIDLKAGIWGTFNNSQTNSTGGYPASTLFLDKIFNEKYAEDWYYKGKEPEWDKLPPNTNNRFNVFNAAAYRAKNNRLGINLSNKMKLSDKLELTLMGDYQREKLKGSSDTSWILALPEEESQKLFWEDPETTLNSNFALTMPRKGKRDEWNLGFNFKYQPTSWLTLNAGGRYTDYHQTDNFLRDYIDKNRTWLERENKFDVLSDNSRDFVYLQSRLATPEEYRAYRELSDQYHAAQKAYDQDPATIRAKAEYDAYDKRFWNWINSLPVPEYLWALDNRPEETQRWQDNHPQLPEEPEKLTELRNRFMEAEDLSSGWKSIPNCTENEANGNCIYWRRSHPEENPVRTGALNFLNETGINPATGKVEKRYAAAVTTDVNNPAIEYRHLTEEELRKMWNKRGHAFAPMFSATVQLGDNTRLFARYTEFKRFPSMYEGTFGFGNHSIAKGFSVPFGRLLNPLKPEHAKNWEISLSHDFTRLLPQMRYADVRLTYFHNKTHNVIDRNYATWQISNYDKQVISGLELQTRFDNGRVFGDLGVVRNMKNEVCDRRAIEQQYDVDQYVSHGRTFPVPYCQNGGFASGWLINRIQPRWSVVANLGGRFLNEKLEIGSRLTFHSRVEDKQQPSARWREYYLQRDGANSKAFNSDNGNANWQPVTVVDAYVRYKFNKHFSAELTGSNLTDRYYLDPMSRSYMPAPGRTLRIGLTGKW, from the coding sequence ATGAAACCTGTCAAATCCGTCGAATTCCCCTCTACGCCCAAAATATTGGTTTTATTCTTGAGTATGCTGTGGCATACGCCGTTATGGGCGGAAAATACTACCCCCACCCAAAGCGTGCAGATGGATACCATTACCGTCAAAGCCCATCGCAACCGGGATAAAAGCGGCTACACCCAAGTCTACAGCCGTGACATCAGCAATATGTACAAAGGCAAACAGGAAATCGAAACCTACCGCGGCAGCAGCGTGGCCGATTTAATCGGCGGCATGGCGGGAGTTTACAGCGGCGACGCGCGCAACAGCGGCGCGCTCGACCCCAACATACGCGGCATTCAGGGCGAAGGCAAAGTTCCAGTAACGGTAGACGGCACGGAACAGGCAATCAGCGTATGGCGAGGATTTGAAGGCATATCCAACCGCAACTACATCGACCCGAATCTCGTCAGCAGCGTCTATGTGGAAAAAGGCGCATCAACAAACCGTGACATCCGCACCGGCATAGGCGGCTCGGTCAGCATGAAAACGCTGGAAATTGATGACGTTGTGCCGAAAGACCAAAAATTCGGCATGGAAGTCAAAATGGAAACCGGCAACAACAGCATCAAACAGCGCGAATACGCCCATGCCGCATCATGGAACAAAGACTACCGCCGCTACCCGAGCCCCTACTCCTTCGACCGTATGGACTGGGCGATTATGCTGGACGACAGCGACCGCCAGAAACAGCGTTTCGGCGGGCGTGGCAAATTGTTTAAAGACAACGCGTTCCGCATTTCTGCCGGTATGCGCGGCGAAGTGTTTGACGGCCTGATTGCCTACGCATGGCGGGACAAAGGCAATTATTTTACCGGTAGCAAGGGCGCAGAACGCTACGGCTACCTCCCCAATGCCAGCTCTATGACCGAGGAAGAATTTACCAAAAAAGTTACGGATATTCAGGAATATACCGCCAACATCGGCTCGTATTACCATCCGTCCGGCGAAGTGGCCAACACCTCCCTGAATATGCGTTCGTGGCTGGCAAAAGGCACGCTTAAACTGTCCGACAATCAAAAAATACAGCTCGGCATACGCCGCACCCACGCCCGTTTCGGCGAAATCATGCCGTACAGCATCCTGTTCGGCAACATCGGCGGCAGCATGCTCAAACCGGACGGTTCCGCCCAAACCGACATGAGCAAGCTCACCAAAGGCACGCTGATGGCAGAATGGCCGCAGGCATGGGTGAAGCAGACCGCCGTCAACCTCGACTACACATGGAAACCCGAAAACAACCGCTGGATAGATTTGAAGGCGGGGATTTGGGGGACGTTTAACAATTCGCAAACCAATTCCACCGGCGGCTATCCCGCATCCACCCTGTTCCTCGACAAAATATTCAACGAAAAATACGCCGAAGACTGGTATTACAAAGGCAAAGAACCCGAATGGGACAAACTGCCGCCCAATACCAACAACCGTTTCAACGTTTTTAATGCCGCCGCCTACCGCGCCAAAAACAACCGCCTGGGCATCAACCTGTCCAATAAAATGAAATTATCCGACAAATTGGAACTGACCCTGATGGGCGACTACCAGCGCGAAAAACTCAAAGGCAGCAGCGATACCAGTTGGATACTCGCATTGCCCGAAGAAGAATCCCAAAAATTGTTCTGGGAAGACCCTGAGACCACCTTAAATTCCAACTTCGCTCTGACCATGCCGCGTAAAGGCAAACGCGACGAATGGAACCTTGGCTTCAACTTCAAATATCAGCCCACTTCCTGGCTGACTCTGAACGCAGGCGGCCGCTACACCGACTACCACCAAACCGACAACTTCCTCCGAGACTATATCGACAAAAACCGAACATGGTTGGAAAGAGAAAACAAATTCGACGTACTGTCGGACAACAGCAGGGATTTCGTCTATCTGCAGAGCCGGCTTGCCACACCTGAAGAATACCGAGCCTATCGAGAATTGTCCGACCAATATCACGCCGCGCAAAAAGCTTACGACCAAGACCCTGCGACCATACGGGCGAAAGCCGAATATGATGCCTACGACAAGCGTTTTTGGAATTGGATAAACAGCCTGCCCGTTCCCGAATATCTCTGGGCATTAGATAACCGACCCGAAGAAACACAACGCTGGCAAGATAATCACCCCCAACTTCCGGAAGAACCCGAAAAACTGACAGAGCTGCGCAACCGTTTTATGGAAGCGGAAGATCTAAGCAGCGGCTGGAAATCAATACCCAACTGCACCGAAAACGAAGCAAATGGAAACTGTATCTACTGGCGGCGTTCGCATCCCGAAGAAAACCCCGTCCGGACAGGCGCACTCAATTTCTTAAATGAAACCGGCATCAACCCTGCCACAGGCAAAGTTGAAAAACGTTATGCTGCCGCCGTAACAACCGATGTCAACAATCCCGCTATCGAATACCGGCATCTGACCGAAGAAGAACTGCGCAAAATGTGGAACAAACGCGGCCATGCCTTCGCTCCCATGTTCTCCGCCACCGTCCAGCTCGGCGACAACACCCGCCTGTTCGCCCGTTATACCGAATTCAAACGCTTCCCCAGCATGTATGAAGGCACATTCGGCTTCGGCAACCACAGCATCGCCAAAGGTTTCAGCGTCCCGTTTGGCAGACTCCTAAACCCGCTCAAACCCGAACATGCCAAAAACTGGGAAATCTCCCTCAGCCACGACTTCACCCGCCTGCTGCCCCAAATGCGTTACGCGGACGTGCGGCTGACCTACTTCCACAACAAAACCCACAACGTCATCGACCGCAACTATGCCACCTGGCAAATCAGCAATTACGACAAACAAGTCATCAGCGGTTTAGAGCTGCAAACCCGCTTCGACAACGGCCGTGTTTTCGGCGACTTGGGCGTGGTGCGCAACATGAAAAACGAAGTCTGCGACCGCCGCGCCATCGAGCAGCAATATGATGTAGACCAATACGTCTCGCACGGCCGCACCTTCCCCGTACCTTACTGTCAAAACGGCGGTTTCGCCAGCGGTTGGCTGATCAACCGCATCCAGCCGCGCTGGTCGGTCGTTGCCAACCTCGGCGGCAGGTTCCTAAACGAAAAACTCGAAATCGGTTCGCGCCTGACCTTCCACAGCCGCGTTGAAGACAAACAACAGCCGTCCGCCCGCTGGCGCGAATACTACCTGCAACGTGACGGCGCAAACAGCAAAGCTTTCAACAGCGACAACGGCAACGCCAACTGGCAGCCCGTTACTGTCGTGGATGCCTATGTGCGTTACAAATTCAACAAACATTTCAGCGCAGAGCTAACGGGCAGCAACCTGACCGACCGCTATTACCTCGACCCCATGAGCCGCTCCTATATGCCCGCCCCGGGACGTACCCTGCGCATCGGTTTGACAGGGAAATGGTAA
- a CDS encoding glycosyltransferase family 2 protein, protein MNPKIPATAAMLVKNSERYLHEVLTALQDFDEVLLLDNGSTDRTFEIAERFTNVSYYKYDFIGFGPMKNLAARLAQNNWIFSIDSDEVADSELIAAIRKAVAENKEQNIFSLSRLNHYNGRLIKACGWYPDIIPRLYHRRFTRFSDRQVHESLILPPDANVRPLEGRLKHYSFENAEGLIQKMQQYSSLYAEENRYKKDSSPFKALLHGSVSFVKNYLLKRGFAYGADGLTISIANAQGSYYKYVKLYERNRNISVALIITTYNRPDALELVLKSALAQTRLPDEIIVADDGSRQDTAEVVEFIRSHTDIPVKHSWRPDDGFRAAESRNRALAQAKSDYIILIDGDMILDPSFIADHLKLACKGRLIQGSRVILTQSRTQEILDSGELPDLSVFSQGIEKRLSALRCRSLSALIGRQSSRKHKGIKTCNMGFFRSDALAVNGFDNRFVGWGREDSEFVARLFHNGMKRHNLKFAGIAYHLWHHEAERDALPQNDALLKATLSEQKIRCEDGMDEFIK, encoded by the coding sequence ATGAACCCGAAAATTCCCGCCACAGCAGCCATGTTGGTCAAAAATTCGGAACGCTATCTGCACGAAGTTTTGACCGCGCTTCAAGACTTCGACGAAGTATTGCTGCTCGACAACGGCTCGACCGACCGCACTTTTGAAATCGCCGAACGCTTCACCAACGTCAGTTATTACAAATACGACTTCATCGGCTTCGGTCCGATGAAAAACCTCGCCGCCCGCCTCGCGCAAAACAATTGGATATTCAGCATAGACAGCGACGAAGTGGCAGATAGCGAACTGATTGCCGCCATCCGCAAAGCCGTGGCGGAAAACAAAGAACAAAACATCTTCTCGCTCTCGCGCCTGAACCACTACAACGGCCGCCTGATCAAAGCCTGCGGCTGGTATCCCGACATTATCCCGCGCCTTTACCACCGCCGGTTTACCCGCTTTTCCGACCGTCAGGTGCATGAATCGCTGATTTTGCCGCCCGATGCAAACGTCCGTCCGCTCGAAGGTCGTCTGAAACACTATTCCTTCGAAAACGCCGAAGGGCTGATTCAAAAAATGCAGCAATACAGCTCACTCTACGCCGAAGAAAACCGCTACAAAAAAGACAGCTCGCCCTTCAAAGCCCTGTTGCACGGCAGCGTATCGTTTGTCAAAAACTACCTGCTCAAACGCGGTTTCGCCTACGGCGCGGACGGCTTGACCATTTCCATCGCCAATGCCCAAGGTTCGTATTACAAATATGTCAAACTTTACGAGCGCAACCGCAATATCAGCGTCGCCTTGATTATTACCACCTACAACCGTCCCGACGCGCTGGAGCTGGTTTTAAAATCCGCACTCGCGCAAACCCGCCTGCCCGACGAAATCATCGTCGCGGACGACGGTTCGCGCCAAGACACCGCTGAAGTCGTCGAGTTCATCCGCAGCCACACCGACATCCCCGTCAAACATTCTTGGCGGCCGGACGACGGCTTCCGCGCCGCTGAATCGCGCAACCGCGCGCTGGCGCAGGCAAAAAGCGACTACATCATCCTTATCGACGGCGACATGATACTCGACCCGTCCTTCATCGCCGACCACCTCAAGCTCGCATGCAAAGGCAGGCTGATACAGGGTTCGCGCGTTATCCTGACCCAAAGCCGCACCCAAGAAATTTTAGATTCCGGCGAATTGCCCGATTTGTCCGTGTTCAGCCAAGGCATAGAAAAACGCCTGTCCGCCCTGCGCTGCCGCAGCCTGTCCGCCCTGATCGGCAGACAAAGCAGCCGCAAACACAAAGGCATCAAAACCTGCAATATGGGCTTTTTCCGCAGCGATGCGCTCGCCGTCAACGGCTTCGACAACCGCTTTGTCGGCTGGGGGCGCGAAGACAGCGAGTTCGTCGCCCGCCTCTTCCATAACGGCATGAAACGCCACAACCTCAAATTCGCCGGCATCGCCTACCACCTCTGGCACCACGAAGCCGAACGCGACGCCCTGCCGCAAAACGACGCCCTGCTCAAAGCCACGCTGTCCGAACAAAAAATCCGCTGCGAAGACGGCATGGACGAGTTCATAAAATAA
- a CDS encoding endonuclease/exonuclease/phosphatase family protein, protein MSPRPITITSYNMHKGMSALNRKVQVDSMAEELRGIGSDVLFLQEVQGQHLTRSSRLPDFPEKPHYDILGDRLSYNRSYGKNAVYPQRHHGNAILSRLPLETRHNLNISVNKLEQRGVLHCEVLPEGWDTPLVCLCAHLNLREPDRAKQYRAIFEYVVHHIDPQSPLILAGDFNDWRQKSALSLGNALNLNEVFVDSNGKRPKTFPARLPVLSLDRVYTRNLEVLDSQIHNGKNWQRLSDHLPLSVKVRPKLP, encoded by the coding sequence ATGTCCCCCCGCCCGATTACCATCACCTCATACAACATGCACAAAGGCATGTCCGCGCTCAACCGCAAAGTCCAAGTGGACAGCATGGCGGAAGAGCTTCGCGGCATAGGCTCGGATGTCCTGTTTTTGCAGGAAGTGCAAGGTCAACACCTGACCCGCAGCAGCAGGCTGCCCGATTTTCCCGAAAAACCGCATTACGATATCCTCGGCGACCGCCTTTCCTACAACCGCAGCTACGGCAAAAACGCCGTATACCCGCAGCGCCACCACGGCAACGCCATCCTCAGCCGCCTGCCGCTGGAAACCCGCCACAACCTCAACATCAGCGTCAACAAACTCGAACAGCGCGGCGTACTCCATTGCGAAGTCTTGCCCGAAGGCTGGGACACCCCGCTCGTCTGCCTGTGCGCCCACCTCAACCTGCGCGAACCCGACCGCGCCAAACAATACCGCGCCATCTTCGAATACGTCGTGCATCACATCGACCCGCAAAGTCCGCTGATTCTCGCCGGCGATTTCAACGACTGGCGGCAAAAATCCGCCCTATCCTTAGGCAACGCTTTGAACCTGAACGAAGTATTCGTGGACAGCAACGGCAAACGCCCCAAAACCTTCCCCGCCCGCCTGCCCGTCCTCAGCCTCGACCGCGTCTATACCCGCAACTTGGAAGTCTTAGATTCCCAAATCCACAACGGCAAAAACTGGCAACGCCTCTCCGACCACTTGCCCTTGAGCGTCAAAGTCAGACCCAAACTGCCTTGA
- the rnr gene encoding ribonuclease R, with protein sequence MNKNIKSLNLREKDPFLKREKQRYEHPLPSREWIIELLEQKGVPSKIEVLARELSITEEEYEFFERRLKAMARDGQVLINRRGAVCAADKLDLVKCRVEAHKDGFGFAVPLTPTKDGDFVLYERQMRGIMHGDIVTVRPAGIDRKGRREGTVLDIVERAQSKVVGRFYMDRGVAILEAEDKRLNQSIVLEPDSVAHFKPESGQVIVGEIETYPEQNRPAVAKIIEVLGDYADSGMEIEIAVRKHHLPHQFSEACTKAAKKIPDHVRKSDLKGRVDLRDLPLVTIDGETARDFDDAVFAEKIGRNYRLVVAIADVSHYVRPDDAIDTDAQERSTSVYFPRRVIPMLPENLSNGICSLNPDVERLCMVCDMVITYAGNIKEYRFYPAVMRSHARLTYNQVWDWISDDLDHPHKAQIDTLYKLFKILQKKRFERGAVEFESVETQMLFDDNGKIEKIVPVVRNDAHKLIEECMLAANVCAAEFLIKNKHTALFRNHLGPTPEKLATLREQLGLLGLQLGGGDNPTPKDYAALAEQFKGRPDAELLQVMMLRSMQQAVYEPHCDGHFGLAYEAYAHFTSPIRRYPDLTVHRAIKAVLNQQTYTPNKSWQALGVHTSFCERRADDASRDVENWLKTYYMRDKVGEIFEGKISGMTNFGLFVTLDGIHIDGLVHISDLGEDYFNFRPEIMAIEGERSGIRFNMGDKVSVRVARADLDTSKIDLTLISGGSSGKKRRAKTTAQTGSKTKRKLTAKEIDDAMKTPVKQEKPAAKRRSKVQPESAATSSENGKKKTAKAKTAMEKAKRKDKKPSKSVKIKVKTSDTAPTKRKGRSKAK encoded by the coding sequence ATGAACAAAAATATTAAATCTTTAAATTTACGAGAAAAAGACCCGTTTTTGAAACGGGAGAAACAACGTTACGAACATCCGCTGCCAAGCAGGGAGTGGATCATTGAATTATTGGAGCAAAAAGGCGTGCCGTCGAAAATCGAAGTCTTGGCACGCGAGTTGTCGATTACGGAAGAAGAGTACGAATTTTTTGAACGTCGTCTGAAAGCGATGGCGCGGGACGGTCAGGTTTTAATCAACCGTCGCGGTGCGGTTTGCGCGGCAGACAAATTGGATTTGGTCAAATGCCGTGTCGAGGCGCACAAAGACGGCTTCGGCTTCGCCGTACCGCTCACGCCCACCAAAGACGGAGATTTTGTTTTATACGAACGCCAAATGCGCGGCATCATGCACGGCGACATCGTGACCGTCCGCCCTGCCGGTATCGACCGCAAAGGCCGCCGCGAAGGAACGGTTTTAGATATTGTCGAACGCGCGCAAAGCAAAGTGGTCGGACGTTTCTATATGGATCGCGGCGTAGCGATTTTGGAAGCGGAAGACAAACGCCTGAACCAAAGCATTGTCTTGGAACCTGACAGCGTCGCGCATTTCAAGCCTGAATCCGGTCAGGTCATCGTCGGCGAAATCGAGACTTATCCCGAGCAAAACCGCCCTGCCGTGGCGAAAATCATCGAAGTATTGGGCGATTATGCCGACAGCGGTATGGAAATCGAAATCGCCGTGCGCAAACACCATTTGCCGCACCAATTCAGCGAAGCGTGTACCAAAGCCGCGAAAAAAATCCCCGACCATGTTCGTAAAAGCGATTTGAAAGGCCGCGTCGATTTGCGCGATTTGCCTTTGGTAACCATAGACGGTGAAACGGCGCGCGATTTCGACGATGCCGTGTTTGCCGAAAAAATCGGGCGCAATTACCGTTTGGTCGTGGCAATTGCCGATGTCAGCCATTATGTCCGCCCCGATGACGCTATCGACACGGACGCGCAGGAACGCAGCACCAGCGTTTACTTCCCGCGCCGCGTGATTCCCATGCTGCCGGAAAACCTGTCCAACGGCATCTGCTCGCTCAATCCCGATGTCGAGCGTTTGTGCATGGTGTGCGACATGGTCATCACTTACGCGGGCAATATTAAAGAATACCGCTTCTACCCTGCGGTTATGCGTTCCCATGCCCGCCTGACGTACAACCAAGTCTGGGATTGGATTTCAGACGACCTCGACCATCCGCACAAAGCCCAAATCGATACCCTCTACAAACTCTTCAAAATCCTTCAGAAAAAACGCTTCGAACGCGGTGCGGTGGAATTTGAAAGCGTCGAAACCCAAATGCTTTTCGACGACAACGGCAAAATCGAAAAAATCGTGCCCGTTGTCCGCAACGACGCCCATAAGCTGATTGAAGAGTGCATGTTGGCGGCAAACGTCTGCGCGGCAGAGTTCCTGATAAAAAACAAGCACACCGCCCTCTTCCGCAACCACTTAGGCCCGACACCCGAAAAACTCGCCACCCTGCGCGAGCAGCTCGGCTTATTGGGTTTGCAACTGGGTGGCGGCGACAACCCGACGCCGAAAGACTATGCCGCACTTGCCGAACAATTCAAAGGCAGACCCGATGCCGAATTGCTGCAAGTCATGATGTTGCGCTCCATGCAGCAGGCAGTTTACGAACCGCATTGCGACGGACACTTCGGCCTTGCCTACGAAGCATACGCCCACTTCACCTCCCCCATCCGCCGCTATCCCGACCTGACCGTACACCGCGCCATCAAAGCCGTGTTGAACCAGCAAACCTACACACCAAACAAAAGCTGGCAGGCTTTGGGCGTCCACACCTCGTTCTGCGAACGCCGCGCCGACGATGCCAGCCGCGACGTGGAAAACTGGCTGAAAACCTATTACATGCGCGATAAAGTCGGCGAAATATTCGAGGGCAAAATCTCCGGCATGACCAACTTCGGCCTCTTCGTTACCTTAGACGGCATCCACATCGACGGCTTGGTACACATCAGCGATTTGGGCGAAGACTATTTCAACTTCCGCCCCGAAATCATGGCGATAGAAGGCGAACGCAGCGGCATCCGTTTCAACATGGGCGACAAAGTCAGCGTCCGAGTGGCGCGCGCCGATTTGGACACCAGCAAAATCGACCTGACCTTGATCAGCGGCGGAAGCAGCGGCAAAAAACGCCGCGCCAAAACCACCGCCCAAACCGGCTCGAAAACCAAACGCAAACTGACGGCGAAAGAAATCGACGACGCGATGAAAACGCCTGTAAAACAGGAAAAACCCGCCGCCAAACGCCGCAGCAAAGTCCAACCGGAAAGCGCAGCAACGTCGTCTGAAAACGGCAAAAAGAAAACCGCCAAAGCCAAAACGGCAATGGAAAAAGCCAAACGCAAAGACAAAAAGCCAAGCAAAAGCGTGAAAATCAAGGTGAAAACCTCGGATACCGCGCCAACCAAGCGCAAAGGCAGAAGCAAGGCTAAATAG
- the dnrN gene encoding iron-sulfur cluster repair protein DnrN codes for MTDFTVWETAPFGATIDHILLRYHDVHRGQFKELVPLAQKVAEVHADSFPAEVPELLAYMQNELLMHMMKEERMLFPMIKQGVGRGAAMPINVMMHEHEEHDQAVAKLLELTNNLTVPENACGSWTRLYTLAREMVDDLTNHIHLENEILFPRVLAS; via the coding sequence ATGACTGATTTTACCGTATGGGAAACCGCGCCGTTTGGTGCAACCATCGACCATATCCTGCTACGCTACCATGATGTACACCGCGGGCAATTTAAAGAGCTGGTTCCGTTGGCTCAAAAAGTCGCAGAGGTACACGCCGACAGTTTTCCGGCTGAAGTGCCGGAGTTGCTTGCCTATATGCAAAACGAACTGCTGATGCACATGATGAAGGAAGAGCGCATGCTGTTTCCGATGATCAAACAAGGCGTCGGTCGCGGAGCGGCAATGCCGATTAATGTGATGATGCACGAGCATGAGGAACACGACCAAGCCGTAGCCAAGCTGCTTGAGTTGACCAATAACCTGACCGTTCCCGAAAATGCTTGCGGAAGCTGGACGCGCCTGTATACATTGGCACGCGAAATGGTGGACGATTTGACCAACCATATCCATTTGGAAAATGAAATCCTGTTCCCGCGCGTATTGGCTTCTTAA